GCCATCTGCGCGGCCGATGGTAACCGTCATATCCGCTTCACTCTCGCCAACCTCGTTTCGGGCGACGCTCGCCTGAAACGGTACTGTAAGCGTCTGAGCGAGGACGCCCGTTGCAGCTAGTGCGTCACCGTCGGGTGTCGTAACGAGGCGGACGAAATCCGCCTCGCAGAGCTGTGCAGCGATCTCGCTCGCTGCGGGGGCAGGCTCAGATCTGGAATGATCGGCGGTGGACATCTGTCGTGTCTGGTTCTACGCTGTGCTTTCCGCTCTTACTCGTCTTCGAGGAGGCGCTTTGCCGACTCGTAGGTGTACTTGAACTCCTCATCGAGGACGTCGCCACGGTGGTAGTCCGCCAGCCGGCGAACCTTCGATTCCGTGTTCTGGAGCGCCCGTTTGTTCTGGTGGTCGCCAGGATTCTTTTCCATGTGTTCGTACAGACGAACAGCACGTTCGAGGAGATTCCTGAGATCTTCTGGAATGTCAGATCTGGCGTCGTGCTCCTCAAGGATCCCGGTTACTTTCTTCCCTGTCGCCAACTTGATATTTGGAATTGGGACGCCCTGTACGCCCTCGTCGCGGAGCTTGAGCCCGATGGTACTCGGGTCGTGGCCCTGCTCTGCAAGGTCGACGACGCGCTCTTCGATTGCGTCGGTGTCTACGTCACTCCACTCCGGTGGTTCGTCTGCCGCAGGGCGGTCCGAACCGGACGA
The nucleotide sequence above comes from Halocatena marina. Encoded proteins:
- a CDS encoding 30S ribosomal protein S15 → MARMHTRRRGSSGSDRPAADEPPEWSDVDTDAIEERVVDLAEQGHDPSTIGLKLRDEGVQGVPIPNIKLATGKKVTGILEEHDARSDIPEDLRNLLERAVRLYEHMEKNPGDHQNKRALQNTESKVRRLADYHRGDVLDEEFKYTYESAKRLLEDE